From the Arctopsyche grandis isolate Sample6627 chromosome 11, ASM5162203v2, whole genome shotgun sequence genome, one window contains:
- the l(2)09851 gene encoding WD repeat-containing protein 1 l(2)09851 — protein MSGEEDRMDTSSDSESDSGEEKEQEDEGDEGAARVYLPGQPLEDDERLVCDESAYVMLHQAQTGAPCLSFDVLPDALGAARSDFPHTTYLVAGTQAAKTHTNNLIVMKMSNMHRTSKENEEEESDSDDDEDDEKSPDLTFACVKHLGCVNRVRATQYENSTLAATWSELGHVNIWNITQQLQAVENPAMLERFNKDNVNDIVKPIYTFSGHQLEGFAMDWCQTQSGLLATGDCRRDIHIWKPHEGSTWVVDQRPLIGHENSVEDIQWSPNERNVLASCSVDKSIRVWDIRAPPNKACMLTTANAHASDVNVISWNRNEPFIASGGDDGLLHVWDLRQFQTGSPAVSFKHHVAPVSSLEWHPSEATILASAGEDNQVALWDLAVEKDDDCMDDDVKDIPPQLLFIHQGQTDIKELHWHPQIPGVMITTAHSGFNVFKTISV, from the exons ATGTCGGGCGAAGAAGATCGTATGGATACCAGCTCCGACTCTGAATCCGATTCCGGTGAAGAAAAGGAACAGGAAGACGAAGGAGACGAGGGTGCAGCTCGCGTCTATTTACCAGGTCAACCCCTCGAAGACGACGAGCGATTAGTTTGTGACGAGTCTGCCTACGTGATGCTGCATCAAGCTCAAACTGGAGCACCTTGTCTCAGCTTCGACGTCCTACCTGATGCTCTCGGTGCAGCTCGATCAGACTTCCCTCACACAACATACTTAGTGGCAGGCACTCAAGCTGCCAAAACCCACACAAATAA CCTTATCGTAATGAAAATGTCCAACATGCATCGTACAtcaaaagaaaacgaagaagaaGAATCCGATTCGGACGATGACGAAGACGACGAGAAGAGTCCAGACCTGACCTTCGCATGCGTTAAACATTTAGGATGCGTGAATAGAGTAAGAGCAACACAGTATGAAAACTCCACATTGGCCGCTACGTGGTCTGAATTGGGACACGTTAATATCTGGAACATAACGCAGCAATTGCAAGCCGTTGAAAATCCGGCAATGTTAGAACGATTCAATAAAGACAATGTCAATGATATAGTCAAACCAATATACACATTCTCAGGACATCAATTGGAAGGATTTGCAATGGATTGGTGTCAAACTCAAAGCGGA TTATTAGCTACTGGAGATTGTcgtagagatatacatatatggaaaccACACGAAGGAAGCACATGGGTCGTCGATCAAAGGCCACTAATTGGACATGAAAATTCTGTTGAAGATATACAATGGTCACCGAATGAAAG aaacGTGTTAGCTTCTTGCTCCGTAGATAAAAGCATTAGGGTATGGGATATACGAGCTCCACCAAACAAAGCATGCATGTTGACGACTGCCAATGCTCATGCAAGTGATGTTAACGTTATATCGTGGAACAGAAATGAACCTTTCATAGCTAGCg GCGGTGATGATGGCTTACTGCACGTGTGGGACTTGCGACAATTCCAAACTGGTTCTCCGGCCGTCAGTTTCAAACACCACGTTGCGCCGGTCAGTTCTTTAGAATGGCATCCAAGTGAGGCCACCATTTTAGCGAGTGCTGGAGAAGATAATCAAGTCGCTCTGTGGGATTTGGCCGTTGAAAAAGATGACGATTGTATGGATGACGATGTCAAG GACATTCCTCCACAACTACTGTTCATTCATCAAGGCCAAACGGACATCAAAGAATTGCACTGGCATCCCCAAATACCTGGTGTTATGATAACGACAGCTCATTCCGGATTTAACGTATTCAAAACCATCAGCGTTTAA
- the Pms2 gene encoding mismatch repair endonuclease PMS2: MEDPDSSESNQPTSESASKIKPIDKSAVHRICSGQVVLNLAVAVKELVENSLDAGATSIEVRLKEYGQQLIEVNDNGSGVIEDNFSGLTLKYYTSKLREFSDLLGVSTFGFRGEALSSLCSLSDLTIVTRHSSTELGAKIVYDSNGLIKETTPCARQIGTTVSLANIFHTLPVRQKEFHRNIKREFNKMTQLLYAYCLVSKGVKITCTNQTSKANKTIVVATQGGSVRDNIACVFGVKQLQSLVSLKPVNPENSVNNLKEKFFSDLENCNTQSCTPEEAMMVDDIKSDIELDLSEDSSNDTTTFDKNTVSKSGSKQSAKNSTQESTISTNSERLPFDFDGYISTCAHGSGRSTTERQFFFINSRPCDPQKVMKVINEVYKQYNPHQCPFVYLDIKVKRSSVDVNVTPDKRKIFLNRENFLLDIIKSSLQKLYENVPSTLKLENVKGQSSSQKFQGSENKALINNPRVFSSFLSQFSIKSSKNEVNNKSVGNTKTEIKRKAESLDNYISVKTSRTKSPETVTNEIESNDLNTSLQSDSQNDTLSFDEYSETCDSTIIENDLCKIVKVESLQKVDSGIEIFEEPREAVFLGYTKDLHLSQVVELEDVLSESKCKVEAKKPPKKQIELSEPQTVCNDIPDTVTEVKTLTKKTCTFNVSLEDIKKSIQEHANIKKRKNIEKVKFRSQINPVLNKKCEEELQKEISKEMFAQMEIIGQFNLGFIITRLEDDLFIIDQHATDEKYNFETLQKTTVLSNQKLVVPQSLELTGVNECILMDNLEVCRKNGFTFEINEEAPPTKRVKLLTVPISKNCVFGKEDIEELLFMLKDAPHQICRPSRVQTMFASRACRKSVMIGTALSKSIMKKLIDHMGMIDHPWNCPHGRPTIRHLVNLALLDSKD; encoded by the exons ATGGAAGATCCTGATAGTTCAGAATCAAATCAACCGACATCAGAATCAGCCAGCAAAATCAAGCCTATAGACAAGAGTGCCGTGCATAGAATATGTTCAGGACAa gTTGTTTTAAATTTGGCTGTTGCCGTAAAAGAACTCGTTGAAAATTCTCTGGATGCCGGAGCGACGAGTATAGAAGTTAGATTGAAAGAATATGGACAGCAACTTATTGAAGTCAATGATAATGGATCTGGAGTTATCGAGGACAATTTTTCTGGATTAA ctttaaaataTTACACGTCAAAGTTGAGAGAATTTTCGGATCTTTTGGGAGTATCAACTTTCGGATTTAGAGGGGAAGCTCTAAGCTCTTTATGTTCTTTATCTGATTTAACCATTGTTACAAGACACTCGTCTACAGAGCTCG gcGCCAAAATTGTTTATGACTCAAATGGACTGATTAAGGAAACTACTCCTTGCGCTCGTCAAATTGGAACTACTGTTAGTCTAGCCAACATTTTCCATACCTTGCCTGTGAGACAAAAAGAATTTCATAGAAATATTAAAAGGGAATTTAATAAGATGACTCAATTGCTTTACGCTTATTGCTTGGTCTCCAAAGGTGTAAA gaTAACTTGTACAAACCAGACATCGAAAGCAAATAAAACAATTGTCGTAGCAACTCAAGGTGGATCAGTGAGGGATAACATAGCTTGCGTTTTTGGCGTTAAACAATTACAATCCCTGGTCAGTCTGAAGCCAGTCAACCCCGAAAACAGTGTAAATAATCTTAAAGAAAAATTTTTCTCCGATTTAGAGAATTGTAATACACAATCTTGTACACCCGAAGAAGCTATGATGGTTGATGACATAAAATCTGATATTGAATTAGATTTGTCGGAAGATTCGTCTAATGACACTactacatttgataaaaatactGTTAGTAAATCAGGCTCAAAACAATCGGCTAAAAATAGTACTCAAGAATCTACTATTTCGACAAATTCTGAAAGGCTTCCATTTGATTTCGATGGATATATTTCCACATGCGCTCATGGTAGTGGCCGCTCTACGACAGAAAGAcaatttttctttataaattcTAGGCCTTGTGATCCGCAAAAGGTAATGAAAGTCATCAACGAAGTGTATAAACAGTATAATCCACACCAATGTCCATTTGTTTATTTGGATATCAAAGTGAAAAGATCATCTGTTGATGTTAATGTTACTCccgataaaagaaaaatatttttaaacagagAAAATTTTCTGTTAGACATAATCAAATCGTCTTTGCAAAAACTGTATGAAAATGTTCCATCTACTTTGAAATTAGAGAATGTAAAGGGACAGAGTTCATCGCAAAAATTCCAAGGCTCCGAGAACAAAGCGTTAATTAACAATCCACGAGTGTTCTCATCATTTCTAagtcaattttcaattaaatcgaGTAAGAACgaagtaaataataaatcagtGGGTAATActaaaactgaaataaaacgaAAAGCAGAGTCTTTAGATAACTACATCAGCGTGAAAACAAGCAGAACCAAATCACCCGAAACTGTAACAAATGAAATCGAATCAAACGATCTAAATACCTCATTGCAAAGTGATAGTCAAAATGATACACTCTCATTTGATGAGTATAGTGAAACGTGTGATTCAACCATAATTGAGAATGATTTGTGTAAAATTGTAAAAGTTGAATCTCTTCAGAAGGTTGATTCCGGTATAGAAATTTTCGAAGAACCCAGAGAAGCAGTATTTTTAGGTTACACAAAAGATTTACATTTATCGCAAGTCGTCGAACTTGAGGATGTATTAAGTGAAAGTAAATGCAAAGTCGAGGCGAAAAAGCCtccaaaaaaacaaattgaactTTCAGAACCACAAACAGTCTGCAACGACATACCCGATACTGTTACAGAAGTAAAAACATTAACCAAAAAGACTTGCACATTCAACGTTTCACttgaagatattaaaaaatctatacAGGAACATGCAAACATTAAAAAAAGGAAGAACATAGAAAAAGTCAAGTTCCGCTCGCAGATCAATCCTGTACTCAATAAAAAGTGTGAGgaagaattacaaaaagaaATATCAAAGGAGATGTTCGCTCAGATGGAAATAATCGGTCAGTTCAATCTGGGCTTCATCATCACCCGATTAGAAGACGACCTCTTCATCATAGACCAACATGCAACTGAtgagaaatataattttgaaactctTCAAAAAACAACAGTTTTATCTAATCAGAAACTTGTCGT ACCTCAATCTTTGGAATTGACCGGAGTAAATGAGTGCATATTAATGGATAATTTAGAAGTGTGTAGAAAGAATGGTTTCACTTTTGAAATAAACGAAGAAGCTCCACCTACAAAAAGAGTAAAATTATTAACAGTGCCGATATCGAAGAACTGCGTATTTGGAAAAGAAGATATTGAAGAATTACTATTCATGTTGAAA gaCGCTCCTCACCAAATTTGCAGACCTAGCCGAGTTCAAACCATGTTTGCATCAAGAGCATGTAGAAAATCAGTCATGATCGGAACAGCTCTAAGCAAAAGTATAATGAAGAAACTGATCGATCATATGGGAATGATAGATCATCCTtgg aatTGTCCTCACGGTCGACCCACTATTAGACATCTAGTTAATTTGGCATTACTAGATTCAAAGGATTAA